A window of Candidatus Nitrospira allomarina genomic DNA:
TCGACCTCTCCTGAGATCCTTATAATGATGATCAGTGTTCGCTCAATTAGCCTGATCACAAACACGACATCACAAGAAAAGGAGTTTTCGACATGGAAAAGAATACAGTAGAAAAACCAACCACCGAGGTCCAGGACGATCCAAAAGCCCGCGAGTTGCTGCAAGCCGCCTTTGCCAAAACCGCACGGTGGCAACCAGACTTCAAAGGCTTTCAGGCCGACCTGCGCATTAATGTGAATGGAAAAGAAACCAAAGGGAGCGTAACCGTCAAAGGGCCGCGGGATGTGACGGTGGTCATCGATGATACGGAATTACAAACGTGGGCCCAAAACCAGATTGGAATGATTGCCGTGCATCGGGGGCCCAGAACGTTCGAGGAATCAGACGGGAAACATACCCTGACGTTAGGGGGAGAAGAACAGCACCCTTTAGGTCAGCGGATCACCATTCATGGAGATGGCATGGGTTCCTGGTATAGGGTGAAAGACAACCGCATTACCCAAATCAATCGAAACATGCCACAGGCGGCTTTTACCATCAACGTGGAAGATAGTGCAGTCACCCAAGATCAACATTATCTCACCACCCGATATACGGTCTATTATTTTTCTCCAAAAGACCGGTCACTGAAAAATGTCGACAGTTTTTCGGATACACATATCAGGATAGGCAACTCAGACCTCCCGGCGACCCGAAGGATTATTTCTTATGAAAACGGGGAAATCGTCGTGCGATCCCTCACGTTCGAAAATCACAAAATGCTGGCATAACGCACAACCCCAGTCCAACATAATGTTGGCCTGGGGTTGGTGGGGCCCTTTTGGTTTTGACGATGAATCTTCCCAGCCCCTACTTTTCAGAGAGAAAAAATTTCTAAAGAACGTGTAAAAATTCCGCAGAGATCGCGAGATTCCATCCGGCTCCTTCAACGTAAGCCCTGGCCCCCCGTTCCTC
This region includes:
- a CDS encoding DUF3386 family protein — encoded protein: MEKNTVEKPTTEVQDDPKARELLQAAFAKTARWQPDFKGFQADLRINVNGKETKGSVTVKGPRDVTVVIDDTELQTWAQNQIGMIAVHRGPRTFEESDGKHTLTLGGEEQHPLGQRITIHGDGMGSWYRVKDNRITQINRNMPQAAFTINVEDSAVTQDQHYLTTRYTVYYFSPKDRSLKNVDSFSDTHIRIGNSDLPATRRIISYENGEIVVRSLTFENHKMLA